A part of Syntrophorhabdaceae bacterium genomic DNA contains:
- the rpsG gene encoding 30S ribosomal protein S7, which translates to MPRKGHVSKREKLPDPKYNDLLVQRLVSCVMLDGKKSTATGIVYGAFNLIESKLKDEPLKVFHKAVENIRPEIEVKARRVGGATYQVPVEVRLNRKLSLGIRWLIRYARERSERTMVEKLAGEIIDAYNNKGGAVKKREDTHKMAEANKAFAHYRW; encoded by the coding sequence ATGCCAAGAAAAGGACATGTCTCAAAGAGAGAAAAACTGCCTGACCCGAAATATAACGACTTGCTCGTGCAGAGGCTTGTAAGCTGCGTCATGCTGGACGGGAAAAAGAGTACTGCAACGGGTATTGTATATGGTGCATTCAATCTTATCGAAAGCAAGCTCAAGGACGAACCGTTAAAGGTTTTTCATAAGGCAGTTGAAAATATCAGGCCTGAGATAGAGGTGAAAGCGAGACGCGTCGGCGGGGCAACATATCAGGTGCCCGTTGAGGTAAGGTTGAACAGGAAACTCTCTCTGGGCATCAGGTGGCTCATCAGGTATGCGCGGGAGAGGTCAGAGAGAACGATGGTCGAAAAGCTCGCAGGAGAGATCATCGATGCATATAACAACAAGGGCGGTGCCGTAAAGAAGAGGGAGGATACCCACAAGATGGCGGAAGCCAACAAGGCTTTTGCCCATTACAGATGGTAG